One Pseudomonas rhizophila DNA window includes the following coding sequences:
- the pgi gene encoding glucose-6-phosphate isomerase, whose product MAYYRTPHDVTALPAWQALNDHRKAMQDFSMREAFHADPQRFNQFTLSSCGLFLDYSKNLINAQTRDLLVCLANEVDLKGAIKALFEGEIVNASESRPALHTALRRPVGDKLLVNGADVMPDVHKVLNQITDLVGRIHDGLWRGYTEKPITDVVNIGIGGSFLGPELVSEALLSYAQKGVRCHYLANIDGSEFHELTMKLRAETTLFIVSSKSFNTLETLKNAQAARAWYLAQGGSEAELYRHFIAVSSNNAAAVAFGIREENIFPMWDWVGGRYSLWSAIGLPIALAIGMSNFKELLSGAYSMDQHFQSAPFEQNMPVLLALLGVWYGNFWGAQSHAILPYDHYLRNITKHLQQLDMESNGKSVRQDGTPVSTDTGPVIWGGVGCNGQHAYHQLLHQGTQLIPADFIVPIVSFNPVSDHHQWLYANCLSQSQALMLGKTRAEAEAELRDKGASEEDVQKLASHKVIPGNRPSNTLVVERISPRRLGALVALYEHKVFVQSVVWGINAFDQWGVELGKELGKGVYNRLVGSEESAAEDPSTQGLINYFRGRHRG is encoded by the coding sequence ATGGCGTATTACCGAACCCCTCACGACGTGACCGCTCTGCCTGCCTGGCAAGCGCTGAATGACCACCGCAAAGCCATGCAGGATTTCAGCATGCGCGAAGCGTTCCATGCCGATCCGCAGCGTTTCAATCAATTCACTCTGTCGAGCTGCGGCCTGTTTCTCGACTACTCAAAGAACCTGATCAACGCCCAGACCCGTGACCTGCTGGTGTGCCTAGCCAATGAAGTCGACCTCAAGGGCGCGATCAAGGCGCTGTTCGAAGGCGAAATCGTCAATGCCTCCGAGAGCCGCCCGGCCCTGCATACCGCGCTGCGCCGCCCTGTGGGCGATAAACTGCTGGTGAACGGCGCCGACGTCATGCCCGACGTACACAAGGTGTTGAACCAGATCACTGATCTGGTGGGGCGCATCCATGACGGCCTGTGGCGCGGCTACACCGAGAAACCGATTACCGACGTGGTGAACATCGGCATCGGTGGCTCTTTCCTCGGCCCGGAACTGGTCTCCGAAGCGCTGCTGTCTTACGCGCAAAAAGGCGTGCGCTGTCACTACCTGGCGAACATCGATGGCAGCGAGTTCCATGAACTGACCATGAAGTTGCGCGCCGAGACCACGCTGTTCATCGTCTCGTCGAAATCCTTCAACACCCTCGAAACCCTGAAGAACGCCCAGGCTGCCCGTGCCTGGTACCTGGCCCAGGGCGGCTCCGAAGCCGAGCTGTACCGCCACTTCATCGCCGTATCGAGCAATAACGCCGCCGCCGTGGCTTTCGGCATCCGCGAAGAAAACATCTTCCCGATGTGGGATTGGGTCGGCGGGCGCTACTCGCTGTGGTCAGCCATCGGCTTGCCGATCGCCCTGGCCATCGGCATGTCGAACTTCAAGGAATTGCTCTCCGGCGCCTATTCCATGGACCAGCATTTCCAGAGCGCGCCGTTCGAACAGAACATGCCGGTACTGCTGGCGCTGCTGGGCGTGTGGTACGGCAACTTCTGGGGCGCGCAAAGCCACGCGATCCTGCCGTACGACCACTACCTGCGCAACATCACCAAGCACTTGCAGCAACTGGACATGGAATCCAACGGCAAGAGTGTGCGCCAGGACGGCACGCCGGTGTCTACCGACACAGGTCCTGTGATCTGGGGCGGCGTCGGTTGCAATGGTCAGCACGCCTACCACCAGTTGCTGCACCAGGGCACCCAGTTGATCCCGGCAGACTTCATCGTGCCGATCGTCAGCTTCAACCCGGTTTCCGATCACCACCAGTGGCTGTACGCCAACTGCCTGTCCCAGAGCCAGGCACTGATGCTGGGCAAGACCCGCGCCGAAGCCGAAGCGGAACTGCGTGACAAAGGTGCGAGCGAAGAAGACGTGCAGAAACTGGCCTCCCACAAGGTGATCCCGGGCAACCGTCCGAGCAACACCTTGGTGGTCGAACGCATCAGCCCACGTCGCCTTGGCGCATTGGTAGCGCTGTATGAACATAAAGTGTTCGTGCAAAGCGTGGTCTGGGGTATCAACGCGTTCGACCAATGGGGCGTGGAGCTGGGCAAGGAATTGGGCAAGGGCGTCTACAACCGTCTGGTGGGCAGCGAAGAAAGCGCGGCCGAAGACCCTTCGACCCAGGGCTTGATCAACTACTTCCGCGGGCGTCATCGCGGCTGA
- the acs gene encoding acetate--CoA ligase, whose translation MFDISQYPQADAVRRAAQLSQDEYTRLYKESIEHPSAFWGEQATRFLDWMTPWQTVQRYDLKIGDATWFAGGKLNVSANCIDRHLETRGDQTAIIWEGDNPAESAEITYKKLHHHVCRLANVLKSRGVKKGDRVCIYMPMIPEAAYAMLACTRIGAVHSVVFGGFSPDSLRDRILDADCRTVITADEGVRGGRFIPLKRNVDKALESCPNVSTVLVVERTQGEVAWVEGRDLWYHQAMHDMSDDCPPEPMDAEDPLFILYTSGSTGKPKGVLHTTGGYLLQAAMTFKYVLDYRDNEVFWCTADVGWVTGHSYIVYGPLANGATTLIFEGVPSYPSSSRFWQVIDKHQVNIFYTAPTALRALMREGAGPLQETSRKSLRLLGSVGEPINPEAWEWYFNVVGEQRCPIVDTWWQTETGGIMLSPLVSAPRLKPGCATRPMFGVQPVLLDETGKEIHGAGSGVLAIKASWPGQIRSVYGDHSRMVDTYFKPYPGYYFTGDGARRDEDGDYWITGRIDDVINVSGHRIGTAEIESALVLHDNIAEAAVVGYPHDLKGQGIYAFVTPMDGIEANDALKKELLDHVSKEIGSFAKPELIQWAPALPKTRSGKIMRRILRKIACNELDSLGDTSTLADPSVVEGLIDKRLNR comes from the coding sequence ATGTTCGATATCAGCCAGTACCCCCAAGCCGATGCCGTCCGCCGGGCTGCGCAACTGAGTCAGGACGAGTACACGCGGCTCTACAAAGAATCCATCGAACATCCCAGCGCTTTCTGGGGCGAGCAGGCCACGCGCTTTCTCGACTGGATGACGCCTTGGCAAACCGTCCAGCGCTATGACCTCAAGATCGGCGACGCCACCTGGTTCGCCGGGGGCAAGCTGAACGTCAGCGCCAACTGCATCGACCGCCACCTGGAGACACGTGGCGACCAGACGGCGATCATCTGGGAAGGCGACAACCCCGCCGAATCGGCAGAAATCACCTACAAAAAACTTCATCACCATGTTTGCCGCCTGGCCAACGTGCTGAAAAGCCGCGGCGTGAAGAAAGGCGATCGGGTCTGCATCTACATGCCGATGATCCCTGAAGCGGCCTACGCCATGCTTGCCTGCACACGGATTGGCGCGGTGCATTCGGTGGTGTTCGGCGGTTTTTCACCGGACTCGCTGCGCGACCGGATTCTCGACGCCGATTGCCGCACCGTGATCACAGCCGACGAAGGCGTGCGCGGCGGACGATTCATACCGCTCAAACGCAACGTCGATAAGGCCCTGGAAAGTTGCCCGAACGTCAGCACCGTGCTGGTGGTCGAGCGCACCCAGGGCGAAGTGGCCTGGGTCGAAGGCCGCGACCTGTGGTACCACCAGGCCATGCACGACATGAGCGACGATTGCCCGCCGGAACCGATGGACGCCGAGGACCCGCTGTTCATCCTCTACACCTCCGGCAGCACCGGCAAGCCCAAGGGCGTACTGCACACCACAGGTGGTTATCTGCTGCAAGCGGCGATGACGTTCAAGTACGTGCTCGATTACCGCGACAACGAAGTGTTCTGGTGCACCGCCGACGTCGGTTGGGTCACCGGTCACAGTTACATCGTCTACGGCCCGCTGGCCAACGGCGCCACCACGCTGATCTTCGAAGGCGTACCGAGCTACCCCAGCAGTTCGCGCTTCTGGCAGGTGATCGACAAACATCAAGTCAATATTTTCTACACCGCGCCGACGGCCCTGCGAGCGCTGATGCGCGAAGGTGCCGGACCGTTGCAGGAAACGTCGCGCAAAAGCCTGCGATTGCTCGGCAGCGTCGGTGAGCCGATCAACCCGGAAGCGTGGGAATGGTACTTCAACGTGGTCGGCGAACAGCGCTGCCCGATTGTCGACACCTGGTGGCAGACCGAGACCGGCGGCATCATGCTCAGCCCGCTGGTGAGTGCGCCGCGGCTCAAGCCGGGCTGCGCCACCCGACCGATGTTTGGCGTGCAACCGGTGTTGCTGGATGAAACCGGCAAGGAAATCCATGGCGCAGGCAGCGGTGTGCTGGCGATCAAGGCGAGCTGGCCGGGGCAGATTCGCAGCGTTTATGGCGACCACTCCCGCATGGTCGACACCTATTTCAAGCCCTACCCCGGCTATTACTTCACCGGCGACGGCGCCCGTCGAGACGAAGATGGCGATTACTGGATCACCGGGCGCATCGACGATGTGATCAACGTCTCCGGTCACCGCATCGGCACTGCCGAAATAGAAAGTGCCTTGGTGCTGCACGACAACATCGCCGAAGCGGCAGTGGTCGGTTACCCCCACGACCTCAAAGGCCAGGGCATCTACGCTTTCGTCACGCCGATGGACGGAATCGAGGCCAACGACGCGTTGAAAAAGGAATTGCTGGACCACGTCAGCAAGGAGATCGGCAGCTTCGCCAAACCGGAACTGATCCAGTGGGCGCCGGCACTGCCCAAGACCCGCTCGGGCAAGATCATGCGGCGCATCCTGCGCAAGATTGCCTGCAACGAGCTCGACAGCCTCGGTGATACCTCGACCCTGGCCGATCCAAGCGTGGTGGAGGGGCTGATCGACAAGCGCCTTAATCGCTGA
- a CDS encoding class I SAM-dependent rRNA methyltransferase — MSSLNQALRAALDQRQDLLGQLHQQGTDCYRLFHGSQEGAPGLTVDRYGPQLLVQSFHQSLERDALLQLHGIVNECLGLDTLLVYNDRARGNSRVDRQDTVYQADEAALQDLVGREWGLNYRVRGRHAGQDPLLFLDLRNARGWVKEHSRHKSVLNLFAYTCGVGLSAAAGGAREVCNLDFAEGNLAVGRENGLLNPDLPPMDFVQSDYFPAIRQLAGLPISQRRGQKLPGYVRLEQRQYDLVLLDPPAWAKSAFGTVDLLRDYQSLLKPALLTTAENGVLICCNNLAKVSMDDWREQVLRCAEKAGRPVREWKILTPGSDFPSLDQQPPLKTLILQL; from the coding sequence ATGTCTTCCTTGAATCAGGCGCTGCGCGCCGCCCTCGATCAGCGTCAGGACCTGCTCGGCCAATTGCACCAGCAAGGCACCGATTGCTATCGCTTGTTCCATGGCAGCCAGGAAGGCGCCCCTGGCCTGACGGTCGACCGCTACGGCCCGCAATTGCTGGTGCAAAGTTTCCATCAGTCACTGGAACGCGATGCCTTGCTGCAATTGCACGGTATCGTCAACGAGTGCCTGGGCCTGGACACCCTGCTGGTCTACAACGATCGCGCCCGGGGCAATTCGCGCGTCGACCGCCAGGACACCGTTTACCAGGCTGACGAAGCCGCCCTGCAAGACCTTGTCGGCCGTGAATGGGGTCTGAACTACCGCGTGCGCGGGCGCCATGCCGGGCAGGATCCATTGCTGTTTCTCGACCTGCGCAACGCCCGGGGCTGGGTCAAGGAACACAGCCGTCACAAAAGCGTGCTGAACCTGTTCGCCTACACCTGCGGCGTCGGCCTGAGCGCCGCGGCCGGTGGCGCGCGCGAGGTGTGCAACCTGGACTTTGCCGAAGGCAACCTGGCGGTGGGGCGCGAGAACGGTTTGCTCAACCCTGATCTGCCGCCCATGGATTTCGTGCAATCGGATTACTTCCCGGCCATCCGCCAACTGGCCGGCCTGCCCATCAGTCAGCGACGCGGGCAGAAGCTGCCAGGTTATGTGCGCCTGGAGCAACGCCAATACGACCTGGTGCTGCTCGACCCGCCCGCCTGGGCCAAGAGCGCGTTCGGCACTGTCGACCTCTTGCGCGATTACCAGAGCCTGCTCAAGCCGGCGCTGCTCACCACCGCTGAAAATGGCGTGCTGATCTGCTGCAACAACCTGGCAAAAGTCTCCATGGACGACTGGCGCGAGCAGGTGCTGCGCTGCGCGGAAAAGGCCGGCCGCCCGGTGCGCGAATGGAAAATACTGACACCCGGCAGCGATTTCCCCTCGCTGGACCAGCAGCCGCCACTCAAGACGTTGATCCTTCAGCTCTGA
- a CDS encoding DUF748 domain-containing protein, translating to MPKGLIRAFGALLTVLALYSLLGFLILPGVALRIANQQLADHATVPAQIQRIELNPFSLEVTLWGLNVGEPGKEQVAFERLYTNLQLDSLWSGALHLTDIELDKPKTEIMFAKDGQLNLLGLFKLPASEPTPADPDAKPFPLRIDRIKLAGGYLHFQDLRPSEPIEFLYDTLDFELKNLSTLPDDNADMTLVAVSPQGGRVDWTGNFSLTPIASEGKIKVTDGQMKVWWPYVRDAVPLVLENGVLNLSTDYKLNLAKGTELLLNNVAVSVAPFSIKAPDGRPLAKLERLDVSDTTVDLAKQQVIVGKIRSQKLETWAAREADGQLDWQKLFASQPAKPQVKVEPASAPAAADSPEPAPQAPSKPWQVLLKDVQLRNYQVHLADRQAQPAVALDVGPLNLDLQNYDTLNGSPFTLKLDTGIGKQGKILADGEVNLNPITARLKVKTQDIDLRVAQAYINPFIRLELRSGMLGSDLAVDLKSTEPLAFAVTGRAQVDQLHTLDTLRTRDFIKWKQLVLEGLNYQHGDSLSIDKVNLYQPYARFMINPDRTTNVDDLLIPQPADSGTNNSPAKPASQEKPLGIHVGGIAINDGSANFADFSLTPNFATAIQQLNGQIGTIDSRQAKPATVDINGKVDRYAPVTIKGALNPFDPMASLDIATSFKRVELTTLTPYSGKFAGYRIRKGRLNLDLHYRITKGKLLADNKVVVEQLQLGEKVDSPDAVSLPLKLAVALLKDSEGRISIELPVSGDLNDPQFSVMPIVWQTLRNLVVRAAQAPFKLIGGLVAGGASQDLGSVSFAPGSSELNPDNEGTLLKLSEALGKRPELRLEIEGTAAQSSDGPLLAAQRLEREYQYNYYKMLQRRGDKVPAKASLLEVPEDEKAPLLEGIYRTRLKTQPPVEWTQLDKKARTEKLREGVISFWSGNEVLLRQLGQERASSIKDFLVDKGQLADDRVYFIDASLGQAESDGRVITPMHLDAE from the coding sequence ATGCCCAAAGGATTGATTCGCGCTTTCGGCGCCCTGTTGACCGTACTGGCCCTCTACAGCCTGCTGGGTTTTCTGATATTACCCGGTGTCGCCTTGCGGATCGCCAATCAACAACTGGCCGACCATGCAACGGTGCCAGCCCAGATTCAGCGTATCGAGCTCAATCCCTTCAGCCTCGAAGTCACGCTTTGGGGCCTGAATGTCGGCGAACCGGGCAAGGAGCAGGTCGCCTTCGAACGGCTGTACACCAACCTGCAGCTCGACAGCCTCTGGTCCGGCGCCCTGCACCTGACCGATATCGAGCTGGACAAGCCCAAGACCGAGATCATGTTCGCCAAGGACGGTCAGTTGAACCTGTTGGGCCTGTTCAAGCTGCCGGCCAGCGAACCCACCCCGGCCGACCCCGACGCCAAGCCGTTTCCCCTGCGAATCGACCGGATCAAACTGGCCGGCGGTTACCTGCATTTTCAGGACCTGCGTCCCAGCGAGCCCATCGAGTTTCTGTACGACACCCTTGATTTCGAGCTCAAGAACCTCAGCACACTGCCCGACGACAACGCCGACATGACCCTGGTGGCCGTCAGCCCTCAAGGCGGTCGGGTCGACTGGACCGGCAACTTCAGCCTCACGCCGATCGCCTCCGAGGGCAAGATCAAAGTCACCGACGGCCAGATGAAAGTCTGGTGGCCCTACGTACGCGACGCGGTACCGCTGGTGCTGGAAAACGGCGTGCTGAACCTGAGTACCGACTACAAGCTCAACCTGGCCAAGGGCACCGAACTGCTGCTCAACAACGTGGCCGTCAGCGTGGCCCCCTTCTCCATCAAGGCGCCGGATGGCCGTCCATTGGCGAAGCTCGAACGCCTGGATGTGAGTGATACAACCGTCGACCTGGCCAAGCAACAAGTCATCGTCGGCAAGATCCGCAGCCAGAAGCTGGAAACCTGGGCCGCGCGCGAGGCGGATGGGCAACTGGACTGGCAAAAACTCTTCGCCAGTCAGCCGGCCAAACCGCAGGTCAAGGTCGAACCGGCGTCGGCCCCGGCAGCCGCCGATTCGCCCGAGCCTGCCCCCCAGGCACCGAGCAAGCCCTGGCAGGTGCTGTTGAAGGACGTGCAACTGCGCAATTACCAGGTGCACCTGGCCGACCGTCAGGCGCAACCTGCCGTGGCCCTGGACGTGGGCCCGCTGAACCTCGACCTGCAGAACTACGACACCCTCAACGGCTCACCCTTTACCCTCAAGCTGGATACCGGGATAGGCAAACAGGGCAAGATCCTGGCTGACGGCGAGGTCAACCTGAACCCGATCACCGCCCGGCTCAAGGTCAAGACCCAGGACATCGACCTGCGGGTCGCCCAGGCCTACATCAACCCGTTCATTCGCCTGGAACTGCGCTCCGGGATGCTCGGCAGCGACCTGGCGGTGGACCTCAAGAGCACCGAGCCGCTGGCATTCGCCGTCACCGGTCGAGCCCAGGTCGATCAACTGCACACCCTCGATACCCTCAGGACCCGGGACTTCATCAAGTGGAAACAGTTGGTGCTCGAAGGGCTCAACTATCAGCACGGCGACAGCCTGTCGATCGACAAGGTCAACCTGTACCAGCCTTACGCGCGATTCATGATCAACCCAGACCGCACCACCAACGTCGATGACCTGCTGATCCCGCAACCGGCCGACAGTGGTACGAACAACAGCCCGGCAAAACCGGCATCCCAGGAGAAACCGCTGGGCATCCACGTCGGCGGCATTGCCATCAACGATGGCTCGGCCAACTTCGCCGACTTCAGCCTGACGCCGAACTTCGCCACGGCCATCCAGCAGCTCAACGGCCAGATCGGCACCATCGACAGCCGCCAGGCCAAGCCGGCCACCGTGGACATCAACGGCAAGGTCGACCGCTACGCGCCTGTCACCATCAAAGGGGCGCTCAACCCCTTCGACCCGATGGCCAGCCTCGACATCGCCACCAGTTTCAAACGGGTCGAACTGACGACCCTGACACCCTATTCCGGCAAATTCGCCGGCTATCGCATCCGCAAGGGCCGACTCAACCTCGACCTGCACTACCGGATCACCAAAGGCAAGTTGCTGGCCGACAACAAAGTGGTGGTCGAGCAACTGCAACTGGGGGAAAAGGTCGACAGCCCGGACGCCGTGAGCCTGCCGCTCAAGCTGGCCGTCGCGCTGCTGAAGGACTCCGAAGGCAGGATTTCCATCGAGCTGCCGGTTTCCGGCGACCTCAATGATCCGCAATTCAGCGTGATGCCAATTGTCTGGCAAACCCTGCGCAACCTGGTGGTACGGGCGGCCCAGGCGCCATTCAAACTCATCGGTGGGCTGGTGGCCGGGGGTGCCTCGCAAGACTTGGGCAGCGTGTCATTCGCCCCGGGCTCAAGCGAACTGAACCCGGACAACGAAGGTACGCTGCTCAAGTTGTCCGAAGCCCTCGGTAAACGTCCGGAGTTGCGCCTGGAGATCGAAGGCACCGCCGCCCAAAGCAGCGACGGTCCGCTGCTCGCCGCCCAGCGTCTGGAACGCGAATACCAGTACAACTACTACAAGATGCTGCAGCGCAGAGGCGACAAAGTCCCTGCCAAGGCCTCGCTGCTGGAGGTGCCCGAGGATGAAAAGGCACCGCTGCTCGAAGGCATCTATCGCACCCGTCTCAAGACCCAGCCACCGGTCGAATGGACGCAACTGGATAAAAAGGCGCGCACGGAAAAACTGCGCGAAGGCGTGATCTCGTTCTGGAGTGGCAACGAAGTGCTGTTGCGCCAGCTGGGACAGGAGCGCGCCAGCAGCATCAAGGATTTCCTGGTGGACAAAGGGCAATTGGCTGATGACCGTGTGTATTTCATCGACGCCAGCCTCGGTCAGGCCGAAAGCGACGGGCGCGTGATCACCCCCATGCATCTGGATGCCGAATAA
- a CDS encoding DUF2845 domain-containing protein — MKRLYGLSLILLLASGQTSAADTLRCGSQLISVGDRSSEVLQKCGQPAARDDLGYKRSVNRREEYPVEEWTYGPNSGMYQYLRFEGNRLVQITSKRGR; from the coding sequence ATGAAACGTCTGTACGGGCTTAGCCTGATCTTGCTGCTCGCCAGCGGCCAGACGTCGGCAGCCGATACATTGCGCTGTGGCAGCCAGTTGATCAGCGTCGGTGACCGCTCCAGCGAAGTCCTGCAAAAATGCGGGCAACCCGCGGCGCGGGATGACCTGGGCTACAAACGCAGCGTCAATCGCCGGGAAGAATACCCGGTGGAAGAATGGACCTACGGCCCCAACAGTGGCATGTACCAGTACCTGCGTTTCGAGGGGAATCGGTTGGTGCAGATCACCAGCAAGCGGGGGCGCTGA
- a CDS encoding BON domain-containing protein, with protein MKKFAITAAAATALTLTMASAFAETTQATQAPMMLAAGEVTEAKEDVSDTWITTKVKADLVTEKGIPGSDIKVETNKGVVSLSSTTVLTDAQKDTAVAITKKIKGVRDVSADGLKSE; from the coding sequence ATGAAGAAGTTCGCTATCACTGCCGCAGCTGCCACCGCCCTGACTCTGACCATGGCTAGCGCTTTCGCCGAGACCACTCAAGCAACTCAGGCTCCGATGATGCTGGCTGCTGGTGAAGTGACAGAAGCCAAAGAAGATGTTTCTGATACCTGGATCACCACCAAGGTCAAAGCCGATCTGGTCACTGAAAAAGGCATCCCAGGTTCCGATATCAAGGTAGAAACCAATAAAGGCGTAGTGTCGCTGTCGTCGACTACTGTCCTGACAGACGCGCAAAAAGACACCGCAGTGGCGATTACCAAGAAAATCAAAGGCGTCCGAGACGTTTCGGCTGACGGCCTGAAATCCGAGTAA
- a CDS encoding pilin, translating into MNKQNGFTLIELLIVVAIIGILATFALPQYSKYQARAKATAGLAEVSALKVPFEDVMNQGTNPTLANIGGTSPTSNCTLTASGTAADGTGTIACTLLNAPAPVLGKAITLSRSAAGVWTCASTAVQEFLPAGCTGAAAP; encoded by the coding sequence ATGAATAAGCAAAACGGTTTTACCTTGATCGAGTTGCTGATCGTTGTGGCGATCATCGGCATCCTGGCGACGTTTGCGTTGCCGCAGTATTCCAAGTATCAAGCGCGGGCGAAAGCTACGGCGGGGCTGGCGGAAGTCTCCGCGTTGAAGGTGCCGTTCGAGGACGTCATGAACCAGGGAACCAACCCGACGTTAGCCAACATCGGCGGAACATCGCCCACCAGCAATTGCACCCTGACCGCTTCAGGTACTGCAGCGGACGGAACCGGAACCATTGCATGCACCCTGCTGAATGCGCCAGCTCCCGTTCTCGGCAAGGCAATCACCCTTTCCCGTTCAGCAGCCGGTGTCTGGACCTGCGCTTCGACGGCCGTCCAGGAATTCTTGCCCGCCGGTTGCACGGGGGCCGCTGCACCCTGA
- the pilB gene encoding type IV-A pilus assembly ATPase PilB: MNDIALSGLAKQLVLAELITEQSAQQAYQQAQSSRMPLVSYLVQNKLVQSRQVAEIASEHFGVALLDLNSLDKETQPTGLVSEKLVRQHHALPLWRRGNKLFVGISDPTNHQAINDIQFSTGLTTEAILVEDDKLSDAIEKFFESTSTGLEGMGDVDLDGLDIESIDDHKQDSIAGQDTDDAPVVRFVNKMLLDAIKGGSSDLHFEPYEKIYRVRVRTDGMLREVARPPIQLATRIAARLKVMASLDISERRKPQDGRLKMRLSKNKSIDFRVNTLPTLWGEKVVIRILDPSSAQMGIDALGYEPDQKELYMAALKQPQGLILVTGPTGSGKTVSLYTGLNILNTVDINISTAEDPVEINMEGINQVNVNPRQGLDFAQALRSFLRQDPDVIMVGEIRDLETAEIAIKAAQTGHMVLSTLHTNSAAETLIRLHNMGIPGFNIATAVHLIIAQRLARKLCPHCKRAIEIPEETLLKEGFPRERIGSFTIYEPVGCEQCNNGYKGRVGVYEVVRNTPELQRLIMAEGNSLEIDLQMRKDGFNDLRASGLLKVMQGITSLEEINRVTKD; the protein is encoded by the coding sequence ATGAATGACATCGCCTTAAGCGGTCTGGCCAAGCAATTGGTGCTGGCCGAACTGATCACCGAGCAAAGTGCGCAGCAGGCGTACCAACAAGCCCAAAGCAGTCGCATGCCCCTGGTCAGTTACCTGGTGCAGAACAAACTGGTCCAGAGTCGCCAGGTGGCGGAAATTGCCTCGGAGCATTTCGGCGTGGCCCTGCTGGACCTCAACAGCCTGGACAAGGAAACCCAACCCACCGGCCTTGTCAGCGAAAAACTGGTGCGCCAGCATCACGCCCTGCCGCTGTGGCGGCGTGGCAACAAGCTGTTCGTGGGCATCTCCGACCCCACCAATCACCAGGCCATCAATGACATTCAGTTCAGCACCGGCCTGACCACCGAAGCCATCCTGGTGGAGGACGACAAGCTCAGCGACGCCATCGAAAAGTTTTTCGAATCCACCAGCACCGGCCTGGAAGGCATGGGCGATGTCGACCTCGACGGCCTGGACATCGAGTCGATCGATGATCACAAGCAAGACTCCATCGCCGGCCAGGACACCGACGATGCGCCGGTGGTGCGGTTCGTCAACAAGATGCTGCTGGACGCGATCAAGGGCGGCTCCTCCGACCTGCACTTTGAACCCTATGAAAAAATCTACCGGGTGCGGGTGCGTACCGACGGCATGCTGCGAGAGGTGGCCCGCCCGCCGATCCAGTTGGCCACCCGCATCGCCGCGCGCCTGAAGGTAATGGCCAGCCTTGATATTTCCGAGCGGCGCAAACCCCAGGACGGGCGCCTGAAAATGCGCCTGTCGAAAAACAAGTCCATCGACTTCCGGGTCAACACCCTGCCGACGCTCTGGGGTGAAAAAGTGGTGATCCGGATCCTCGACCCCTCCAGCGCGCAGATGGGTATCGATGCCCTGGGCTACGAGCCGGACCAGAAAGAGCTGTACATGGCGGCGCTCAAACAACCACAAGGGTTGATCCTGGTGACCGGGCCCACCGGCTCTGGCAAAACCGTGTCGCTCTATACCGGGCTCAATATCCTCAACACTGTGGACATCAATATTTCCACCGCTGAGGATCCGGTGGAAATCAACATGGAAGGCATCAACCAGGTCAACGTGAATCCGCGCCAGGGTCTGGATTTCGCCCAGGCCCTGCGCTCGTTCCTGCGCCAGGACCCGGACGTGATCATGGTGGGCGAGATCCGCGACCTGGAAACCGCCGAAATCGCCATCAAGGCCGCCCAGACCGGACACATGGTGCTCTCCACCCTGCACACCAACAGCGCCGCCGAAACCCTGATCCGCCTGCACAACATGGGCATTCCCGGCTTCAACATCGCCACGGCGGTCCACCTCATCATCGCCCAGCGACTGGCGCGCAAGCTGTGCCCACATTGCAAAAGGGCCATCGAAATTCCCGAAGAAACCCTGCTCAAGGAAGGCTTCCCCCGGGAACGCATCGGCTCGTTCACGATCTATGAGCCGGTCGGTTGCGAACAGTGCAACAACGGCTACAAGGGGCGCGTGGGGGTGTACGAAGTGGTCAGGAATACGCCCGAGCTGCAACGGCTGATCATGGCCGAGGGCAACTCGTTGGAAATCGACCTGCAAATGCGCAAGGACGGTTTTAATGACCTGCGCGCCTCGGGACTGCTCAAAGTGATGCAAGGCATCACCAGCCTCGAAGAAATCAACCGGGTCACCAAGGATTGA